ATGATGCCGTTGACGCCGGCGCGAATGGAGACTTCGTCAAAGCGCAGTGCCTCGCCGGCTTCGTACAGCAGCATTGGCACACCGTATTCGGCAGCGGCTTCGCGCAGTGAGCCATCACGCAGGTTGGAGGAAATGATCACCGGCGTTTGAAAGGCGTTGGCTAAACGTGCGGTTTCCGGGTCGTCCAGGTTGGCGCGGATTTGCGGCAGATTGGTGCGATGGAGCGAGCCAGTGTGCAGGTCGATGCCATGAGTGCTTTTGGCAACGATTTCCTGCATGAACAGGTAGGCCAGGCGCGCTGCCAGCGAGCCTTTTTCCGAGCCGGGAAAGGAGCGATTTAGATCGCGGCGATCTGGCAAATAACGGGAGTGATGCACCAGGCCGTGGACGTTGACGATGGGCACGGTGATCAGGGTGCCGCGCAACTGGCGCAATATCGGCAGTTTGAGCAGGCGGCGGATGATTTCCACGCCATTGATTTCGTCGCCGTGGATGGCTGCGCTGATGAACAGCCGGGGGCCCGCTAGTTTGCCGCTGACCACATGGACCGGAATCGACATCGGCGTGTGGGTGTATAGTTTGCCCGCAGGCAGATCAAGAGTGATGCGGCTGCCTGGTTTGATGGTGATGCCATTAATGGCCAGGGCGTCGTTCATCATGGGCTTAACCTTTGCCCTTGGTACGGGTTTTGTGCGGTTTGGCATTTTTTTCGATGAATTTGACGATCATGCCGGCGATGTCTTTGCCGGTAGCCGACTCGATGCCTTCCAGACCGGGGGAGGAATTGACCTCCATCACCAGTGGGCCGCGATTGGAGCGCAGCAAATCCACCCCGGCGACGTTCAGGCCGATGGCCTTGGCGGCGGCGATGGCGGTGGCACGTTCTTCTTCGGTAATTTTGATCAGCTCGGCGCTGCCGCCGCGATGCAGGTTGGAGCGGAATTCGCCGGGCATGGCCTGCCGTTTCATTGCCGCAACGACTTTGCCGCCGACCACGAAGCAGCGGATATCGGAGCCGCCGGCTTCCTTGATGTATTCCTGCAGCAGAATATTGGCTTTGAGTCCGAAGAAAGCCTCGACCACGCTTTCCGCAGCCTTTTGGGTTTCGGCGAGTACCACGCCAATGCCCTGGGTGCCTTCCAGTAATTTGATCACCAGCGGAGCTCCGCCGACCATTTTGATCATGTCCTGCACGTCATCGGGCGAGTGGGCGAAGGCGGTGCTGGGCATACCGATGCCTTTGCGTGATAACAATTGCAGCGAACGTAATTTGTCACGGGCGCGGGTGATGGCGACCGATTCATTGACCGAAAACACGCCCATCATTTCAAACTGACGCACTACCGCTGTGCCGTAGAAAGTGATGGAGGAGCCAATGCGTGGAATGACGGCGTCAAAGCCGGCAAGGTTTTCACCCCGATAGTGGATTTCCGGGCGATCGGAATTGATGCTCATGTAGCAGCGCAAGGTGTCGATGACGCGAACTTCGTGGCCGCGTTGCTTGCAGGCTTCCACCAGGCGCTGGGTGGAATAAAGTTTTTTGTTTCGGGATAAAATGGCAATTTTCATGGGGACCGCGTCAATTTTTTATGGTTTGGAGGCTCTGTCTGGACGTCCCTGCAAAAAGGATGCACCCGGCTGAACCAGGATGCGTTGCTCCATGGCAGTGCGCCCCAGCAGCATGCGGAACAACATGGTGTCGCGGTTGGTAAGCGTCATTTCGATCGGCCATTGTTGCCCTCCCAGCGCCAGCATGGTTTGAATCACAAAACGTTTCTCGCGATGGCCGCCAGAATCGGACACCATGCGCTGGTCAATGACAGGAGTTTGGCAGTATACCTTCAGTTTGCTTTTCTTTTGCACGGGGTGAACGCCAAACCGTACCCATAGTGCGCCGCCTTCGCGAAAGGTTTGTAGCTCGAATGCATGCAGGCAGGAAGTACGGGCACCGGTATCGATTTTGGCCTTGATGTTGGGCAGACCCAGTTCCGGTAGTGAGCACCATTCACGCCAGCCAACGTGCAGTAGCTCCTCTGGTGGTGTAGTCATTCGCAGCCCTCATGCTGTTCATGGCGTGTTCTAATTGGCTGATGATAATGGAAAATTGGCCAGATATGGGGATAATTTGGCAACAATTGGTGTCTTGTTGGCGGTTTGGTTGGCTCGCGCCGCAAGATTGGCTGCAAAAAATGCGCATATTTGCCGATAGTGGCTAAGGACTTTCCGTTGTTGTAACGTGATGATTTTCTGGGTTGTGACGGGATGCCAGAAGAGAGGTGCCTGGGTGGGAAATGACACCGCCATAAATAATGCCAATTTGCTGTTACTTGATGGCAATGCGCCCGAACGGATACAGATCGTCGACGAGTGTACCGTGATGGGCGGCAAGGTGATGGTCGCAGATAGCGTCAAAGATGCCATTCTGGCGATTAAAGATACGCGCTTTTCGCTGCTGATGGTGGAATTGAGTGATACCTTGCCCGAGCGGCGGGAACTGGTGCGTCGGTTAAAGGCTCATACCTCGCTGAAAACGATGCCGATTCTGGGTATTGTGTCGCCGTTGGAGCGGGCATCGTGGAAGCAGTGGGAGCGTGATGGTGTGGATGATTTTTTACTCCAGCCTATTAATGTTGCCAGTTTTCGACAAAAAATCATGACCCTGGTAGTTAAATCAGCGTCACCTCCCGTTGATAAAGCTCAGTCTGAAAGTCCGACGGGTGGTTCTCTGCTCGATGATTTAAAGCGGCGCATATATAACGGCGAAATTGAATTGCCCTCACAGCCGGTATTGCTACAAAAATTAATCGACATGATGCAGGATGATCAGGCCAGTTTACAGGCCATCGGCGGGCTGCTGGAAAAAGAACCGGCAGTGAGTGCCCGTGTGTTGCGAGCCGCCAATTCGGTGCAGTTTGCCGGGGGTAATAAAGTGCGAACTGCCGCAGAGGCGCTCGGACGGGTTGGGCTGGAGCGGGCGCTTAACTATGTGATGATGCTCAGTCACGACCAGATGTTTAAGATTGAAACCTCGCCACTCAAAGAGTTGCGGGAAAAACTGTGGCGGCATACGCTGACGGTGGCAGTAGCCAGTAAGCAATTAGGGCAAGATCTGTCCTATTCGCGTCCAGATGCGTTGTTTGCTTACGGTTTGTTGCACGATCTGGGTAAGCTGGCGTTGTTGAGGATACTGCAGAGCATGCCTACCAAATTGAATAAATCCACGGACATGGTGGACGTGGAGGCAGCGCTAAATCGGTTGCACTGTGAATTTGGTGGGAATGTGTTCGAGCAATGGCGTTTTCCCGAGGAGTTTTCCCAGGTATCGCGGTATCACCACTTACCTCCAGTGCCAGCAAAGCACGGTAAACATCTGATAATTGTTGGATTTTGTAATTTATTGGCGCATGAAATGGAATTTGGGTTAACCGAGAAACTTATTAAGGAACTACTGCAGACGCCTCATGCAAAGTTGCTCAAACTGCGTTATCAGCAGATTTTGGGCTTGCAAGACAGCGTTGCTGCGGAATTACAGATTCTCGAATCCTTGATGTAACTCATGATAAATACCAGCGTTACCCTTCAACTGTTTGATATGCGGGCTATATATTGTTTAACACTGGCAACGGGTTGGAGTATTATAACCCTGCCTATGGTGGTGTATTGTTGTCCATCGTAGGCTTTTTGAAGAATAAGTGAGTGCCGATATTTTGGGAGAGGGAAAACCGAATAATATGAAGCAGAATCCCTGGAATGATATTGACTTGATCAAGGATCACATTCATCAGACCATACTCGACAACGCTCCGTTAGGTATATGGTTGTTGGGTTTGGACGGGCGGTTGCGCTTCGTCAACAAGACTTTTTGCGAGGCGGTAGGAATTTCTGAACATGATTTTCTCAGTGTTCCGCATTACGCCGAGCTTTACCCCAAAGAAATGGCAGCCAACTGCATGCGCACTGACAAGGAGTGCTTGCAGCAGGAGCAGCCCCATATCTCCGTTGAATATGTGCCATTTATGGATGGACAGATTCACGTCTTGGAAATCACCAAAGTCAAATTGCGCGACTCCAATGGTAGTGTGCAGGGCATTATTGGCCTTGCCATGGACGTGACCGAGAAGCATCACGCACTTAACCAGCTCAAATTGACCCGGCAGCGCTTTGAACAATTGGCCGGCAGTGTCCACGAGGTTTTCTGGCTAGCCTCCAGTGATTGGCGAACACTGTTTTATGTTTCTCCCTCCTATGAGCGGATTTGGGGGAAAAGCTGTGAATCGTTATATGACTCGGTGACATCCTGGATGGATAGAGTTCACAAGGATGATTTGCCGGGTTTAAGGCGCCATTTGTCTAGGTACATCGATCAGATAGGTAGAGATGATATCCATTTTCTTCCTGAATTTCGGGTGATCACGGAGGAGGGGAATGTTCGCTGGATACGCGCTCGCGTTTATCCTGTCGTGGGCGACAGCGGACAGCAGAGCAGCATTGCAGGTGTAGCCGAGGATATTACCGAACGCAAGCAAACCCAGCTCGAGTTGAAGCGGCGTGAAGTGCGGGATCGTCTTTTGCTCGAATCCATGGACGAAGGGATTATTGGTTTTAGTGCGGCCGGGCAGTGTAATTTTTCCAACGCAGCGGCTCAGGAGATGCTCGGGTTTTCTGAACAGGAAATTGGGCGTAGTAACATCGCGGAATTAATTACCCATCTCGATTCCTCCGGAAAAGTGATCGAGTACGAGCGTACTTCTATTTATCGAGCCCTTAATTACGGGCAGCGTGCGCGCGTTTCGGATGAGATGTTTGTCGGTAAATCAGGCCCCGCAATTGCGGTTGATTACTCGGTATCACCCGTGGTTGACGAGCAAGGTGTGAATGGCGCAGTGATTGTTTTTCGTAATGTGACGGAAGCGCGTGCCATGGCCAAGAAAATGGACTATCTGGCGACGCATGATGCGTTAACGGGCTTGGTGAATCGACGCGAATTTGAACGCGTATTGGGGCTGGCGCTCGCCAGCGCGCGCCAATCAAATTTGACACACGTATTGTGCTATCTGGATCTTGATCAGTTTAAGGTCGTAAACGACACCTGTGGTCATGTGGCTGGCGATGAGTTGCTGCGACAACTGGGAGATGTGATGCATGCTTCTAGTCGTTCTGGAGATACGGTGAGTCGTCTTGGCGGGGATGAGTTTGGTGTTCTGTTCCTTAATTGTACGGGCAAACAGGCGCAGCAGGTTCTCGATCGGTTGTTGCACAATATTCAAGTGTTTCGTTTTATTTGGGGCGATAAAACGTTTAGTGTCGGCATCAGTGCCGGTCTGGTGGAAGTTAATGCCGAGACTGAAAGTTTGACGACAGCGCTTAGTTCTGCAGATGCTGCATGTTATGTAGCGAAGGAGACAGGACGGAATCGCGTACATACTTACCAGCCTGACGATCAGGAGTTGTTGCGTCGCCGTAGCGAAATGCAATGGGTAAACAGAATTCAGCAGGCACTGGAAAATGACAGTTTCCGTTTACGTTTTCAGCCGATTATATCTTTGGGTGAGGATGGGGTTCAGCGGCATTGCTATGAACTGTTATTGGACATGATTGATGCAAGCGGTGGAGTGATCCCCCCAGGGGCATTTTTGCCGGCGGCTGAACGTTATAATCTCATGCTACATATTGATCGTTGGGTTGTCAGTAACGGGCTTGCGTGGGCGGAAGATCGTTTCAGAGCGGGGGATGAATTTGAGTTTTGTACGATCAATATTTCGGGCGACAATTTAGGAAGTCCGGGCTTCCTGGAGTTTGTTATTGATCAGCTCAAGCGCTATCCCATTCCAAACCAGCGTGTCTGTTTTGAAATTACCGAAACAGCGGCCATCTCGAATATTAACCACGCTCGCCGTTTTATGCGCGAGTTGAAGTTGTTGGGCTGTCAGTTTGCCTTGGATGATTTTGGCAGTGGGATGTCTTCATTTGCCTATTTGAAAAACTTACCGGTAGACCTTCTCAAAATTGACGGCAATTTTATTCGTGGGATCGCCGTGGATGAAGTGGACAGAGTTATGGTTGAATCCATTAATCAAGTAGGGCACGCGATGAAGCTAAAGACCATCGCAGAATTTGTCGAAGACCAACCCACGATGGATATTCTCCTCGAAATAGGTGTGGATTATGTGCAGGGAAACTTTGTTTACGAGCCACTGGCCATTAGTGAACTAGGGCGAGGGATGCGTGATTTTCGCTCGATAACGCAGGAGAGCGTGGAGCCATAGTTTTATTTGAAATAGAGGTTTTTCGTTCCATTCTTACCAATGCCGGGCCTTTGTGCTCGGCATTTCATTTTTTAAAACATGAGATTTGCATAATTAAAGACAGCGTCATCCATATTGTTACTGACTCTGTGGTTATAGGATTTATGCTTATGACTCGTTGTGTCAATTTTATTGTGTTGATGTAGCTGGATATAAGCTGGTTTGGTATATCGCACTATAAAATGGAGGATTTGCGTGACAATTTTTTACATATTGTAAGTGGTAATGAGTTCAGTAAGACTGGTGATGTTACGCCATATGGATGGGGGGAATATATAAAACCGAAGCTTGTGCAATGCAGTAATGAATTGAAATCGAATTTCTAATCATCGGAGATCGTTTTGGTATGTATTTTTTCGTGGGGATTGTCCCAATAGGTGTGACTGCTGCGCTAGCATATTATATATCCTATAAAAATGTATTACCGGAATTTTATTGTGTTATTTTTGTGGCTTTTGTATGGGTTCTACATTATTTCGCCTATTACAGATTGTTAAGAAATAAGGCTGTTGCTAAAAATGATGCAAAAATTAGTGTTGTTAATCGGTCGGTAGTTAAAGTCGATTTTGAAAACATTATTGAAAGTATAAAAAGCGAAATACGGCAGGTTTCATCAATTCAGGCAGATTCAATTGCCGGTCTTGTATCAGGTTTTCAA
This genomic window from Gammaproteobacteria bacterium contains:
- a CDS encoding succinylglutamate desuccinylase/aspartoacylase family protein, with the protein product MMNDALAINGITIKPGSRITLDLPAGKLYTHTPMSIPVHVVSGKLAGPRLFISAAIHGDEINGVEIIRRLLKLPILRQLRGTLITVPIVNVHGLVHHSRYLPDRRDLNRSFPGSEKGSLAARLAYLFMQEIVAKSTHGIDLHTGSLHRTNLPQIRANLDDPETARLANAFQTPVIISSNLRDGSLREAAAEYGVPMLLYEAGEALRFDEVSIRAGVNGIINVMRELGMLGRARSKPKTTIEPVIARSSSWVRTPESGIFRSIVPLGARVKENMLLGVVADPFGEREAQILAPYSGIVIGRNNLPLINEGDALFHIARFEDVRDAAAAVEEFHEEHLSALADEPSAEGPII
- the rimK gene encoding 30S ribosomal protein S6--L-glutamate ligase, whose product is MKIAILSRNKKLYSTQRLVEACKQRGHEVRVIDTLRCYMSINSDRPEIHYRGENLAGFDAVIPRIGSSITFYGTAVVRQFEMMGVFSVNESVAITRARDKLRSLQLLSRKGIGMPSTAFAHSPDDVQDMIKMVGGAPLVIKLLEGTQGIGVVLAETQKAAESVVEAFFGLKANILLQEYIKEAGGSDIRCFVVGGKVVAAMKRQAMPGEFRSNLHRGGSAELIKITEEERATAIAAAKAIGLNVAGVDLLRSNRGPLVMEVNSSPGLEGIESATGKDIAGMIVKFIEKNAKPHKTRTKGKG
- a CDS encoding ATP-dependent zinc protease, with product MTTPPEELLHVGWREWCSLPELGLPNIKAKIDTGARTSCLHAFELQTFREGGALWVRFGVHPVQKKSKLKVYCQTPVIDQRMVSDSGGHREKRFVIQTMLALGGQQWPIEMTLTNRDTMLFRMLLGRTAMEQRILVQPGASFLQGRPDRASKP
- a CDS encoding HDOD domain-containing protein codes for the protein MGNDTAINNANLLLLDGNAPERIQIVDECTVMGGKVMVADSVKDAILAIKDTRFSLLMVELSDTLPERRELVRRLKAHTSLKTMPILGIVSPLERASWKQWERDGVDDFLLQPINVASFRQKIMTLVVKSASPPVDKAQSESPTGGSLLDDLKRRIYNGEIELPSQPVLLQKLIDMMQDDQASLQAIGGLLEKEPAVSARVLRAANSVQFAGGNKVRTAAEALGRVGLERALNYVMMLSHDQMFKIETSPLKELREKLWRHTLTVAVASKQLGQDLSYSRPDALFAYGLLHDLGKLALLRILQSMPTKLNKSTDMVDVEAALNRLHCEFGGNVFEQWRFPEEFSQVSRYHHLPPVPAKHGKHLIIVGFCNLLAHEMEFGLTEKLIKELLQTPHAKLLKLRYQQILGLQDSVAAELQILESLM
- a CDS encoding EAL domain-containing protein; amino-acid sequence: MSADILGEGKPNNMKQNPWNDIDLIKDHIHQTILDNAPLGIWLLGLDGRLRFVNKTFCEAVGISEHDFLSVPHYAELYPKEMAANCMRTDKECLQQEQPHISVEYVPFMDGQIHVLEITKVKLRDSNGSVQGIIGLAMDVTEKHHALNQLKLTRQRFEQLAGSVHEVFWLASSDWRTLFYVSPSYERIWGKSCESLYDSVTSWMDRVHKDDLPGLRRHLSRYIDQIGRDDIHFLPEFRVITEEGNVRWIRARVYPVVGDSGQQSSIAGVAEDITERKQTQLELKRREVRDRLLLESMDEGIIGFSAAGQCNFSNAAAQEMLGFSEQEIGRSNIAELITHLDSSGKVIEYERTSIYRALNYGQRARVSDEMFVGKSGPAIAVDYSVSPVVDEQGVNGAVIVFRNVTEARAMAKKMDYLATHDALTGLVNRREFERVLGLALASARQSNLTHVLCYLDLDQFKVVNDTCGHVAGDELLRQLGDVMHASSRSGDTVSRLGGDEFGVLFLNCTGKQAQQVLDRLLHNIQVFRFIWGDKTFSVGISAGLVEVNAETESLTTALSSADAACYVAKETGRNRVHTYQPDDQELLRRRSEMQWVNRIQQALENDSFRLRFQPIISLGEDGVQRHCYELLLDMIDASGGVIPPGAFLPAAERYNLMLHIDRWVVSNGLAWAEDRFRAGDEFEFCTINISGDNLGSPGFLEFVIDQLKRYPIPNQRVCFEITETAAISNINHARRFMRELKLLGCQFALDDFGSGMSSFAYLKNLPVDLLKIDGNFIRGIAVDEVDRVMVESINQVGHAMKLKTIAEFVEDQPTMDILLEIGVDYVQGNFVYEPLAISELGRGMRDFRSITQESVEP